The genomic stretch CGGGTGCTGTCCATGGCGGACCGTGCGGGCTTGTCTTTCGCCATCCTCACGCCCCGGCAGGCCGTGGCCCGCCTACCACCCAGGGGGTAGATACACGCCGCCCGCTCCGGAACATCGTTCGCGTCGAGCTGCACCTGCACTCGATTCCCAAGCGAGAGAACATGTTTCGGATTGCGATGGTCGTGGCGCTGGCCCTGTCCACCCTCGTTGGCTGTGGTGGCGATGACGACAACCCTGGCGGCACGCCGCAGAAGGTGCAGTGTGATGCCTCGAACTGCGCGGGCTGCTGCTTCAACAATGTCTGCCAGACGGGGACGTCGACCTCCGCGTGTGGCAAGGCAGGGGCTACGTGTCGGGCGTGTGGCACCGCGCAGGTGTGCAAGGCGGACCAGACCTGCGGCGTGGACCCGGAGGGGGTCTGGCGCGTGCAGCCCGTCTCCGCCCAGATTGCCACCAGCAACAATGGCTCGGCGTGGGACGCTGACAGCTCTCCGCCGGACGTGTTCGTCGAGATGGCCTGCCCGGGGGGCACGTCCGTGTTCATCTTGGACGTGGTGCAGAGCTACACGCCCGCGTGGACCACGGGCGGCTGTACGGCGCGAGCGAGCCAGTTGATGGCGGAGCCGTGGACCTTCCGCCTTTGGGACGAGGACTTGGCGTCCGATGACACCATCACCGATGTCCTGGTCACGCGCTTCACCGAGCAGCACTTCGCCGCGGGAACCGTCACGGTTGGTGCTTCCGGCGGCATGACGTCGCTGACGGTGCAACTCCAGAAGCAGCCCTGAGCACGGGGGCTGAAGCGCACACGGCGGACCCGGACAGGGTTTCCGGGTCCGCCGAGGGCGTCGATACGCTGAGGCGGCTCAGACCCGAGGCGCCGGGCGGTAGCGCAGCACCTGGACCCGGGTCTCGGAGACGAGGAAGCTGGTGATGGCCGTCGGGCTCGCCTTGCCGTTCGTCTCACCCCAGTCGATGACATGGATGCGAAGGGAGACGGTGCCCTCCATCATGATGTCCGTGTGGTCGTTCGTGAGAACGACATCCGCCTTCTCGCCCGCGTAGGTGACGAGCGTCTGGCGGAAGGCGTACCAGGACTCACGGCTCCCGGAGAGCTCGGACTTGCCCCGCAGGAATGCCGTGGGGCGGGCGAGTGAGCCCAGGAGGAAGTCGCCGCCGGTGAGCTGGTGTTTGAGCTTCTCTGCCGCGGGGAGGTTGGGGTCGCCGCAGCCGGTGCACTCGCCCGCGCAGGAGCAGTCGTAGCTGTCCTCGCTGGCCGCCGCGCGGCGCTTCTCGCACTTGCTGATGCAGGCCTTGGTCTGCTGGGCCTCCTTCTTGTCCAACTTCTCGATGCTCGCCAGCATCTGCGCCTGGCTGGCATCCGCCTCGAAGAAGGACGCGTCTCCCAGGTGGAGCAGCCCCGCGATGCGCACGATGCCGTCGCTCTCCATGGCGGACAGGGCCGTGCGCGCCGAGGCCGTCTGGGCCTTGAGCTGCGCCGGCTTGACGCGTGTCCACTTCGCGCGCGCCTCGGAGTCCTGACCTTCGTAGTCGAGGCTCGCGCGGTCGAAGAGCTCGGCCACCTTCTTCGCGCGCTCCAGCGCCGACTTGTAGCTGTCCTTCACCGGAACCGTGGAGAACAGTCCGACGGCGTAGGTATTGCCCCGCGGAGGTTCACCTTCCTCGTAGGAGCGCTCCAGCGTGAGCAGTGTCTCCAGTTCGTAGCGGGGCGCCCACTCCATCTTGGATGCGCTACCGCTGCGGGTGGCGGCCTGCTTCCGCTCGAGCGCGAAGGCGCGGACCTGCTCGAAGGCCGCGGCCTCGGCCTCCGGCTTGTAGGGGTCTTCCCCCTCCACGTACACGCGGAAGTCACTGAGGCAGGTGTCGTCGTAGGACGTCCCGGGATAGGTGGAGACGAGCGTGAGCCGCACGCCGTGGACCTTGTTCGGGACGGGCAGGCGGACTTCCTGCCAGCCGAGGATGTCCTTCAGCTCCGTCTCCAGCACGGTGCCCGTCACCTGGGGACCCGTCTCTCCCTGGACCAGCGGCTCCAGCTTCACCTTGCGAGGCCGGGCGTTGGCGCGGAAGAGCTTGTCGGACTTCTGGAAGCCATTGCGAAGGAACAGGCGGTACGTCTTCGCGCGCGACAGCGCTGGTCCCCACCACTCGATGGCCTCGCCCTCGCCGCGGCCCTTGGCGCCTTCCACCCAGGCGGTGGCCGGGTCGTCATCCGCGATGTAGAGCGGCAGGTAGTTCTGCGCGTGCTTGTTCCAACCGTTCTCCAGGAAGGAGGAAGCCGTCACACGGCGGGGATGCAGCCGGTTCGCCGACCCCGCATCGGGCTCGAGCATGACGGGCGGTGTCGCGGCAAGGAGGAGCGACAGGAGAATCATGGCGTGCGTTCCTTCGGGGTGTGGAGCGGCGGAAAGGGTTGGAGGGGCGAGGCCCAGAGCACGAGCTGGGACAGGCCCGGCGGATAGAGCCCCGAGTCTTCCTGCTCGCGGGACACGAGGTGGTAGACGACGCGCGCGTACCGAGCCCCCGCGGGGACCGGCACTTTGCGTGTCTCTCCTGGCAGAAGGCGTGTGTCCTCCACCGCGCCCAGGTGGGGCAGGGGCTCGTGGGGCCACTCCCGGACCTCCAGGCTGCGGCCGAACGTGGCCACGGTGCGGGAGGATTCGAAGAGTGGGTCTTCGGACACGTCCACGCTCACCCAGCGCATGACGTCACCCGAGGGGAACGCATGGCCCACCTCGAGTGTGGAGACGCGGAGTGATGCGCCCGCCTGTTCCACCCGAAGCGCGGCCTTGAGGGACTCGGTGCGCCGCGTGCCGCCGAAGCCGTGATTCCCCTGGGGCATGTGGCAGGACGTGCAATGGCGCGTGTCGCCGCTCTGGGTCTGCCAGCGGCGCCACTCTCCCACCGTGTCCTGTTGAAGCTGCGTGGAGGACAGCCGCACCCGCTGCCCCGCGCTCGTCACCACGGGGAAGCCGAACTGGTGACAGCCCGCGCAGGGCATTCCGGGCGCCTGGCCTTCGTTGCTCGTGGGCGCATGGCAGCCGGCGCAGGTGACACCGTGTTCCTCGGGAGGACTGTCCTTGGGAAGCGGGCCCCGCTCCAGGTTCCGGGCGAGCGGCGCGTGACATTGCACACACCAGCCGGGCCGGTCCTCGGTCAACGCGACCTGAAAGACGTCATCCGTGCGGGCCGTTGCGTGCCCGCTGTGTCGCCAGGAGTCCACCTGGACGGTGTGGCATTCCGCGCAGCGCTGGACATTCCAGTCCGGCAGGCCATGCGGCGCGGGTCCCACTTCCATTCGCGCGGTGCCCTTGGGAAAACGTGGCGTGGGCGCTGTGGCCAGCAGCGAACAGGTGAAGAGGACGAGCACGGACACGGTGGCCCCGCACTGTAGGCGTGATTGGGAGGTGCGCGGTACAACTCCTCACCCATGAAAGCCTATGAAATCCAAGCGGGGTTCGGGTTGGACAAGCTGGTTCAGGTCGAGCGGCCGGACCCGACGCCCGGCCCCATGCAGGTACGGGTGCGTGTGAAGGCCACGAGCCTCAACTCGCGCGACTTGATGATGGTGGAGGGGCGTTACAACCCCCGGCAGAAGCTGCCACTCATTCCCAACTCGGACGCGGCGGGCGTGGTGGATGCGGTGGGCCCGGGTGTGACGCGGGTGAAGCCCGGTGACCGGGTGATGAGCCTCTTTTCCCAGGCCTGGAGCGCCGGAGAGCCCACGCGGGCGGCGCAGGTGAGCACGCTGGGCGGACCGTTGGACGGTGCCCTCGCGGACACGGTGCTGCTGCACGAGGACGGCGCGGTGCCCACGCCCGCCTATCTCTCCGATGCAGAGGCTGCGACGCTGCCGTGCGCGGCCGTGACGGCGTGGAGCGCGCTGGTCACCCATGGGGCGCTCAAGTCGGGAGACTCCGTCTTGCTTCAGGGCACCGGGGGCGTGTCCATCTTCGCGTTGCAGATTGCCAAGCTGCTGGGCGCGCGAATCATCATCACCTCCAGCAGTGACGCCAAGCTGGCGCGAGCCCGGACGCTCGGCGCGCATGAAGGCATCAACTACGGGACGACGCCGGACTGGGACAAGGCGGCGCGCGCGCTGACGGGCGGCGTGGGCGTGGACCACGTGGTGGAAGTGGGTGGGGCGGGGACCTTCGAGAAGTCGCTGCGCGCGGTTCGGCCCGGCGGCACGGTGTCTGTGATTGGCGTGCTCAGCGGCGGCGCCGGTGCGATGCCGCTGACGCCCATTCTCATGCAGAACCTGCGGGTGCAGGGCATCTTCGTGGGCCACCGGCAGAGCTTCGACGCGCTCAACCGGGCCTTCGCGCTGCACACCGTGCGCCCGGTGGTGGACCGCGTCTTCGAGTTCTCCGAGGCACGCGCTGCCTTCGAGCACCTCAAGAGTGGGGCGCACTTCGGGAAGGTGGTCGTCCGGGTGGGGTGAAACAGCTCTCGCGGCCAGACCTGCTCATCCCCTCCGTGTGCGTAGGTTCACTTCTTGTGGATGTCCCTGTATTGTTACAATGTCGCTTCAGCGACAGAGGGGGAGTCCACATGGTCGCAGGGAAGGTCATCAAAGAGGTCGCCAAGGTCATTGGCAGCGGTGTGGCTTACGACGTCATCAAGGAAGGGGCGAAGGCGGTCGCCGACAAGGTCTGGGAGGGGCACGACCCGAACAAGCGCCCCTCGCCGCAGCCCGCGCCGACCCGGCCGAAGCCTCCCGAGGCCAAGCAGCCACCAAGCAAGATGCCCACGGCGGGGCCTCGTACCAAGCCGTGACGCCGCGCCTCGTCCGGCACCGGCATTTTCCCGCCGGTGCCAGGCACGAGGTCATCGAAGGAGGGCCCCGGAGTTCGCTCCGGGAGCCCTCGATGACGGCTCAGGAACCCGCTTCGTGCGAGCCGGGGTCGGACGAGGAGGCCGGGCGGGCCACGTAGGAGACCTGGGGCCCGCCAGGCCGCGGTGAACGCGGACCTCCGCGGCCCTGGGACTGGCGCGGCTGTCGAGGGCTACCCTCGTTGCCGCTGTTGCCCGGACGGGATTCCCGGACCGTGTTCTGCGCGGGAGCGCCTGGCATGGACCGAGTCTCGACGACAGGCTCCGGCCTGCCATTGCCGCGCCGCTCGTTCCGGTCGGAGCGAGCCCCGCCGCCGCGAGGACCCCTCTGGTTCATCGGTGAGGCGAAGGTGTCGCCGCGAGGCTCGTTCCGTGACGGACGGCCGTTGTCGAACGCACGTTGCTCAGTCGTGGGCGCGCCCGGATTGCCACCGCGCGGGTTGGAGCGGGGCGGCCGGCCATTGCGTTGTTCGTTCTGGCGGGGGCCTCCTGAGGGCGCGCTGTCCGCGAACTGCTCATTCGGCTGGGAGGCGCCCATGCCTCTGCCGTTCGCACGCGACTCATTCTGGCGCCAGCCTCCTGGCTGGCCTCCATTTTCACGCCGTCCGGACGGACGCGAGCCTTCTGCATTGGCTCCGTCCGCGCGCTGCTCATTCTGGCGCGGGCCGTTCTGGAACCTGCCGTTCGCGCGAGGCTCATTTGAGCGCGGGCTGCCCTGGTAACCGCCGGTTGCTGTACGCGGTTCGTTCGCGCGCGCGCTGCCTTGTGAGTTACCAGTCGCACGAGGCTCGTTCGAGTGAGCGCCACCTTGGTGACCACCGTTCGCGGCACGCGACTCGTTTGAGCGCGCACTGCCCTGGGGGCCACCATTTGCACGAGGCTCGTTCGAGCGTGGACCGCCCTGGAGCCCGCCGTATCCGGCACGCGGTTCACTCGAGCGCGGACCGCCCTGCGCACCACCACTCGCACGCGGTTCATTCGAGCGCGGGCCGCCC from Myxococcus xanthus encodes the following:
- a CDS encoding NADase-type glycan-binding domain-containing protein, producing MILLSLLLAATPPVMLEPDAGSANRLHPRRVTASSFLENGWNKHAQNYLPLYIADDDPATAWVEGAKGRGEGEAIEWWGPALSRAKTYRLFLRNGFQKSDKLFRANARPRKVKLEPLVQGETGPQVTGTVLETELKDILGWQEVRLPVPNKVHGVRLTLVSTYPGTSYDDTCLSDFRVYVEGEDPYKPEAEAAAFEQVRAFALERKQAATRSGSASKMEWAPRYELETLLTLERSYEEGEPPRGNTYAVGLFSTVPVKDSYKSALERAKKVAELFDRASLDYEGQDSEARAKWTRVKPAQLKAQTASARTALSAMESDGIVRIAGLLHLGDASFFEADASQAQMLASIEKLDKKEAQQTKACISKCEKRRAAASEDSYDCSCAGECTGCGDPNLPAAEKLKHQLTGGDFLLGSLARPTAFLRGKSELSGSRESWYAFRQTLVTYAGEKADVVLTNDHTDIMMEGTVSLRIHVIDWGETNGKASPTAITSFLVSETRVQVLRYRPAPRV
- a CDS encoding multiheme c-type cytochrome; the protein is MSVLVLFTCSLLATAPTPRFPKGTARMEVGPAPHGLPDWNVQRCAECHTVQVDSWRHSGHATARTDDVFQVALTEDRPGWCVQCHAPLARNLERGPLPKDSPPEEHGVTCAGCHAPTSNEGQAPGMPCAGCHQFGFPVVTSAGQRVRLSSTQLQQDTVGEWRRWQTQSGDTRHCTSCHMPQGNHGFGGTRRTESLKAALRVEQAGASLRVSTLEVGHAFPSGDVMRWVSVDVSEDPLFESSRTVATFGRSLEVREWPHEPLPHLGAVEDTRLLPGETRKVPVPAGARYARVVYHLVSREQEDSGLYPPGLSQLVLWASPLQPFPPLHTPKERTP
- a CDS encoding zinc-dependent alcohol dehydrogenase family protein, giving the protein MKAYEIQAGFGLDKLVQVERPDPTPGPMQVRVRVKATSLNSRDLMMVEGRYNPRQKLPLIPNSDAAGVVDAVGPGVTRVKPGDRVMSLFSQAWSAGEPTRAAQVSTLGGPLDGALADTVLLHEDGAVPTPAYLSDAEAATLPCAAVTAWSALVTHGALKSGDSVLLQGTGGVSIFALQIAKLLGARIIITSSSDAKLARARTLGAHEGINYGTTPDWDKAARALTGGVGVDHVVEVGGAGTFEKSLRAVRPGGTVSVIGVLSGGAGAMPLTPILMQNLRVQGIFVGHRQSFDALNRAFALHTVRPVVDRVFEFSEARAAFEHLKSGAHFGKVVVRVG